In Glycine max cultivar Williams 82 chromosome 7, Glycine_max_v4.0, whole genome shotgun sequence, a single window of DNA contains:
- the LOC100782850 gene encoding protein NDL1 isoform X2, which translates to MSCFQGLFFCPEATSLLLHNFCIYHISPPGHELGAAAICSDDPVPSAEDLADQIIEVLNYFRLGAVMCMGVSSGAYILSLFATKYRERVLGLILVSPLCKSPSWTEWFYNKVMSNLLYFYGVCGLLKECLLQRYFSKEVRGNAEFPESEIVQACRKLLDERKGINVFRFLQAINERPDITEGLKRLKCRTLIFVGDSSPFHSEALHMTSKLDRRYTALVEVQGCGSMVTEEQPHAMLVPMEYFLMGYGLYRPCHFSDSPRSPLSPSCISPELLSPESMGLKLKPIKTRVLL; encoded by the exons ATGTCATGTTTCCAAGGATTATTTTTCTGTCCAGAGGCAACTTCTTTGCTTCTTCACAACTTCTGCATCTATCATATCAGTCCTCCTGGGCATGAG TTGGGAGCTGCTGCAATTTGTTCTGATGATCCAGTCCCTTCTGCTGAAGACTTAGCAGATCAAATAATTGAGGTTCTCAATTATTTTCG GCTTGGTGCAGTGATGTGTATGGGAGTATCGTCTGGTGCTTATATCCTTTCGCTATTTGCA ACGAAATATAGGGAGCGTGTTCTTGGTTTAATACTTGTATCTCCCTTATGCAAATCTCCTTCTTGGACTGAATGGTTTTATAACAAG GTGATGTCAAATTTGCTATACTTCTATGGTGTGTGTGGCTTGTTGAAAGAGTGTTTGCTCCAGCGGTACTTCAGCAAG GAAGTTCGTGGTAATGCTGAATTTCCAGAATCAGAGATAGTTCAAGCTTGCAGAAAA CTACTAGATGAGAGAAAGGGCATCAATGTCTTTCGGTTTCTTCAGGCTATCAATGA GAGACCTGACATAACGGAAGGATTGAAGAGATTAAAATGTCGTACGCTTATTTTTGTCGGGGACAGTTCTCCTTTCCATTCGGAGGCTCTTCATATGACTTCAAAACTTGATAGGAGATACACTGCATTGGTTGAAGTCCAGGGTTGCGGATCAATGGTTACAGAGGAACAGCCACATGCAATGCTGGTCCCTATGGAGTACTTTTTAATGGGATATGGCTTGTATAGGCCATGCCATTTCAGTGACAGCCCAAGAAGCCCGCTTAGTCCATCTTGCATCTCTCCTGAGCTTCTTTCTCCAGAGAGCATGGGATTGAAGCTCAAGCCTATAAAGACACGTGTTTTGCTGTGA
- the LOC100798223 gene encoding uncharacterized protein, translating to MEITGLFPLVGENYSLKLKRSMQDLLAEIPKESPNFTPFVDAFYELMQAKVDPPFEVTWVYAAINFRGRNSEKKGDALDRILAAKDLFQLLSACSASVRASKSIALMAPVVFAVNGVIQELFGRELRLKREKKAMREVKSLVDVVLGYISICCDNNKVYEEEPDSVNLIFPFTDLARVWVDMNDDEGFKSLLPLVSGDVCGWIRSRDFHGGYLGGAVIMEAFFMKLCLSFHLATSKDELEMNLKSWAVGSISSFQNIYFLEILMRTILETALPLISILKPEGEILSRKILFDAVLLVDYPFLYLNAKYIKNLILTRLIVTLKAVEYFRGLGDQNRAISYIKAFSASRLPLQIIKWVTSQNGLEEKTGRANGSSPRALINWLLSLENRGIRVFEDDILKSHATSGHDISQSEHPAGNLEGKVADDDLFYVDNIGEEGNTGDNDKQNKLVSDAFVAAAQTMKLSDDGARKRKGKHSEKKIKFVKYDLHQNSEPVKARTSAADDSSSGESEVEDPVSDTDA from the exons ATGGAGATCACTGGTTTGTTCCCTCTCGTGGGTGAGAACTACTCCCTCAAGTTGAAACGTTCAATGCAAGACCTTTTGGCTGAGATCCCCAAAGAATCCCCAAATTTTACTCCTTTCGTCGATGCGTTTTACGAATTGATGCAAGCGAAGGTTGATCCACCCTTCGAGGTGACATGGGTCTACGCTGCAATTAACTTTCGTGGTCGTAACTCGGAGAAAAAAGGCGATGCCTTGGATAGAATATTGGCCGCAAAAGACTTGTTTCAGTTGCTATCTGCATGTTCAGCTTCTGTTCGTGCTTCAAAGAGCATCGCTTTGATGGCTCCTGTTGTTTTCGCGGTGAACGGAGTGATTCAGGAGCTGTTTGGGAGGGAATTGAGattgaagagagagaagaaagcaATGAGGGAGGTGAAGTCTTTGGTGGATGTAGTTCTTGGGTATATAAGCATTTGCTGTGATAATAATAAGGTTTATGAGGAAGAACCTGATTCtgtgaatttgatttttccTTTTACTGATTTGGCTCGTGTTTGGGTGGACATGAATGATGATGAAGGGTTTAAATCTTTGTTGCCTCTTGTGAGCGGTGATGTCTGTGGCTGGATTCGTTCTAGAGATTTTCATGGGGGTTACTTGGGTGGTGCTGTCATCATGGAAGCGTTTTTCATGAAACTTTGCCTTTCTTTTCATTTGGCAACGTCAAAGGATGAATTGGAAATGAATCTCAAGAGTTGGGCTGTTGGCTCAATATCTAGCTTTCAAAACATATACTTTTTGG AGATCCTTATGAGGACCATTTTAGAGACAGCTTTGCCTCTGATCTCAATACTG AAACCTGAAGGTGAAATTCTATCAAGGAAAATTCTATTTGATGCTGTACTATTGGTGGACTACCCTTTTCTCTATCTAAATGCCAAGTACATAAAAAACCTTATCTTGACCAGATTGATTGTTACTCTCAAGGCTGTGGAGTATTTTAG GGGGCTTGGTGATCAGAATAGAGCTATCTCTTATATTAAGGCATTTTCTGCTTCTCGATTGCCATTGCAAATCATTAAATGGGTTACAAGCCAGAATGGTTTGGAGGAAAAAACTGGCAGAGCAAATGGATCCTCCCCCAGAGCTCTTATAA ATTGGCTGCTGAGCCTTGAGAATCGAGGGATCAGAGTTTTTGaagatgatattttaaaaagccATGCTACATCAGGTCATGATATTTCCCAATCTGAGCACCCAGCTGGTAACTTGGAGGGCAAGGTAGCAGATGATGACCTTTTTTATGTGGATAATATCGGGGAAGAGGGAAATACAGGTGACAATGATAAGCAAAACAAATTGGTTAGTGATGCGTTTGTAGCTGCTGCCCAAACTATGAAGTTATCCGATGATGGAGCTCGAAAACGAAAAGGAAAACAcagtgaaaagaaaattaaatttgtcaaaTATGACCTCCATCAAAACTCTGAGCCAGTCAAAGCAAGGACTTCAGCCGCAGATGATAGTTCAAGTGGTGAGAGTGAAGTTGAGGATCCTGTTTCAGATACAGATGCATAA
- the LOC100782850 gene encoding protein NDL1 isoform X1, whose amino-acid sequence MAESVSVDMEMIFLGGKEHHIQTGCGSVSVIVCGDQEKPALITYPDIALNYMSCFQGLFFCPEATSLLLHNFCIYHISPPGHELGAAAICSDDPVPSAEDLADQIIEVLNYFRLGAVMCMGVSSGAYILSLFATKYRERVLGLILVSPLCKSPSWTEWFYNKVMSNLLYFYGVCGLLKECLLQRYFSKEVRGNAEFPESEIVQACRKLLDERKGINVFRFLQAINERPDITEGLKRLKCRTLIFVGDSSPFHSEALHMTSKLDRRYTALVEVQGCGSMVTEEQPHAMLVPMEYFLMGYGLYRPCHFSDSPRSPLSPSCISPELLSPESMGLKLKPIKTRVLL is encoded by the exons gaacatcatattcaaactggCTGTGGTTCTGTATCTGTAATAGTCTGTGGGGATCAAGAAAAACCAGCTCTGATCACTTATCCAGATATAGCGCTAAATT ATATGTCATGTTTCCAAGGATTATTTTTCTGTCCAGAGGCAACTTCTTTGCTTCTTCACAACTTCTGCATCTATCATATCAGTCCTCCTGGGCATGAG TTGGGAGCTGCTGCAATTTGTTCTGATGATCCAGTCCCTTCTGCTGAAGACTTAGCAGATCAAATAATTGAGGTTCTCAATTATTTTCG GCTTGGTGCAGTGATGTGTATGGGAGTATCGTCTGGTGCTTATATCCTTTCGCTATTTGCA ACGAAATATAGGGAGCGTGTTCTTGGTTTAATACTTGTATCTCCCTTATGCAAATCTCCTTCTTGGACTGAATGGTTTTATAACAAG GTGATGTCAAATTTGCTATACTTCTATGGTGTGTGTGGCTTGTTGAAAGAGTGTTTGCTCCAGCGGTACTTCAGCAAG GAAGTTCGTGGTAATGCTGAATTTCCAGAATCAGAGATAGTTCAAGCTTGCAGAAAA CTACTAGATGAGAGAAAGGGCATCAATGTCTTTCGGTTTCTTCAGGCTATCAATGA GAGACCTGACATAACGGAAGGATTGAAGAGATTAAAATGTCGTACGCTTATTTTTGTCGGGGACAGTTCTCCTTTCCATTCGGAGGCTCTTCATATGACTTCAAAACTTGATAGGAGATACACTGCATTGGTTGAAGTCCAGGGTTGCGGATCAATGGTTACAGAGGAACAGCCACATGCAATGCTGGTCCCTATGGAGTACTTTTTAATGGGATATGGCTTGTATAGGCCATGCCATTTCAGTGACAGCCCAAGAAGCCCGCTTAGTCCATCTTGCATCTCTCCTGAGCTTCTTTCTCCAGAGAGCATGGGATTGAAGCTCAAGCCTATAAAGACACGTGTTTTGCTGTGA